The region tattatcatcatcatcataatctttgggacaaatatcaaatcttattcgcattccctcctcaaatccatatgccttgcagagagcttcccaattagagcaactgaaatgggagcgatcgaccgcattgtacagcttaaccaaaaactcataaccatgtttagttcttaagtgagccctccttgtctccacattctcaaagtcatctaaaccaaaaccaagcttctccaatacatatggtctagcatggcacgggatgtactaatcaaatttaaaaaatccataaattacacgttgaacaaaagaagcacaagtgatgatattaattatgatgaaatgcttgtcgttgtGTATCGTACGAACAtcaaaggtctcttccagcttcatggtgaaaaacctatcattttgcaggtgatGAAACCTATTTCACAAACCCCGGTCATCGTAGCAGTACCCGCACTCCGGGATCCCATCGTCATCtgacatctcctgtgttcaaaattcaaagattataactcgacggcaaaacccaaaaaatccggcatgacctttgctaacaaaggacatatcgagcgcctgaaattttgcCTGAACAGAAATtagtcaacactccggcaaaacataggccacttattgatggtcattgcatttcaatggtgtaAAATATGAACAAAACATTTCAaaataactacttactaaataaactagttttattaactacttactaaataaactacttctattaagcacttactataaataaactagttctattaagcactactaaataaactagttctattaaccacttaatataaataaacttgttatattaatcacttactaaataaactatttctattaaacacttgctaaaaattctactaccctaattctaccctaaattttcttacttctattttattcaaaacacctaaaatagtCAAAAAACATTCTATTAAAAAAACCTACATTCTACAGTGNNNNNNNNNNNNNNNNNNNNNNNNNNNNNNNNNNNNNNNNNNNNNNNNNNNNNNNNNNNNNNNNNNNNNNNNNNNNNNNNNNNNNNNNNNNNNNNNNNNNNNNNNNNNNNNNNNNNNNNNNNNNNNNNNNNNNNNNNNNNNNNNNNNNNNNNNNNNNNNNNNNNNNNNNNNNNNNNNNNNNNNNNNNNNNNNNNNNNNNNNNNNNNNNNNNNNNNNNNNNNNNNNNNNNNNNNNNNNNNNNNNNNNNNNNNNNNNNNNNNNNNNNNNNNNNNNNNNNNNNNNNNNNNNNNNNNNNNNNNNNNNNNNNNNNNNNNNNNNNNNNNNNNNNNNNNNNNNNNNNNNNNNNNNNNNNNNNNNNNNNNNNNNNNNNNNNNNNNNNNNNNNNNNNNNNNNNNNNNNNNNNNNNNNNTTACCTACAATTTGCAAGAACAGAGACAAGGGAGggcgggaggagagaggagggggagggggcggccggaggagggaggagggggcagcCGGAGGCGAAGGGAGGAGGGCGCgctgggaggaggagggaggagggcgcggtgggaggaggagggagggatggagggagtacctcggtggaggtcggacgacggcggcggcgacggcggacgaCGTGTatcggcgcgggcgagagtgactgagagggagagtgagtgagagagggtCAGCCGCGTGGGgaggataaggtagggttagtagtagcgcgggttcgagaaaagcgctacagctaaggagaatagtagtagcgctgggcgaggatacgcgctactgctaagttgggctagccatgtgcgcccatatcaaacatagcagcagcactttttgctagtacgcgctactgctaaagttatagcagtagcgctgtttattTATACGCGTTGCTACTAAGTACCAGTAGCGCATgattttgtccagcgctactgctaagatactgtgtataaggtttttcctagtagtgaccggTGGCTCCCTTTGGTGAGGAGGTGACTGGTAGAGGAGGAGGAACAAGGAGGTGGTGCAAAGGGGCAGGCTGCCATATGATCCCTTGAATTCACTGCCCATGGAGGAGTTGTTCCACCCAGCCATGGGCTAGGCCATCGGCTCGCTGTCTCGGCTCCGCAGGAACCAGGGCACCCCTAGAGCCGCCGCCGCAACCATTGGAAGCTCCCATTGTACAATGCTCATGGACCGACCAGGGATCTGGTCGGGATCCATGTGCTGGCCACCACATTTTGCCAGAGAGTTGTCGGGATCCAGCTGATTTGGGGATCTCTGGTAGAAAGAAAGTGAGCGAGTGAAATGAGACCTGCAACCACTTCGTGGTTGAGGGAGAGCGGAAGTGGTGGGTTGCGGTGTTCGCTCGTCCGGTCTATGGATCGAACTACTCTTGGTGATGACGTGGCTATTCATCGTGCGCTAATATTAGCGTGTTCCATCCAATGGCGACAGATGCATTCGCTTCTAGTCACTAAATATCTAGCCTTTTTCATCAATGGCGACGGAtgcgggtgcggaagcggcggtggctagggttgaggatcgattaggctgataccatgttagcaggaagagagggatttggtggaattgTTGTTGTATTgtctgagcctcgtgggcatatatatatgagtacatgatctacttTGAGTACAAAACAATATCCTAGTCTAtcctatgtttccaatacaatcacgttactcaacatcttCAATTCATCAAAACTAAAAAACGACCTTCTATGTTCTGCGTGTTGATTTTTCAGTCACCATAAGCTTATCTGTTGAGCAAGTAGCACAACACAAAATGGAAAATAAATTCAGACATCGATCCTTGTGGTTGACGATGGATGGATTCAGTCAGACATGTATAGCTCCACAGATATAGTCGCCAGTCGAGATCCACCTGCAACTGTCGTGATGATACACAAGATCACTGCACCATTCAATCGATTTATCACTCGGAGCACCACCCCTATCTGCGCTGCCCAACTGCCGGTCGATTCAGAAACAGAAGCCACGTACGTGTCCGCCTCCCATACCTCCATCCATCCGGCGGTAGGCTGCAAATGTCACGTCTGGGCTGGACGTTCAACACTTGGGTAGAAGCATTTATCGGTCTTTTTCTGCCTCTTCAACATGTACGTACGTATTTTAGGGTCATGTCACACGAACCGGTACACAAGATCACTGGACCATTTATCACCCGGACCCAGTTGAAGTAATCCTACATTATACTATTGGTTATCGTCTATCTTCCTCTACCTTCTCTCATAGGCTTGCTATGCTACTAATCATCTGTTCCTAGAAGTTTTAATTAGCAATTTAATTTGAACTAACAAAACATTTTATATTTAGAAACGAATGTAGTACTTTTAAAGTCAAACTTCATAAGATTTGACTAAGTTTCTATAAACATCAACATCTTAAATATCAGACTAATACCTCGGATATATCTTACCATAGCGGTAGCAATCACTATAATCTGGGAACAATCTATCATTGATGAACATCAACTTATATCAACCTTAGCTACTAGGTAGTACTTGATCACTGATTAATTAGCATCGTAATTAATTACGGTGCAATAAACTTTTCAGCTTTGTGTACGTACGTAACACAAGTTGCATCCATCAGCTTGTACGTTGCGTAGTACCAGAAAAAATGCAGTTGCAACTTGCAGGCAGCCGCCGGTTGCATGTCTCCTGTGCTAATTAGTGTACTATAACCAGAGTTAACTATACATAATTGAGTACTTAATCTGCAACGGAATCGCATGATATGTGTATTCTACCTGCCCAATCTGGCCGCAATGTAGGATGTAAGCAATAGAGTGGAAAAATACAGAGCTACAAGTATGTAGCTATAGCTTGCAGTGGTAACGTACGTTGCACCCTTGTCTGCCACTGTTGGGTGCACCCTTATGCTTTTCTATTAGCCCCAATTAAGTATTAAACTATGAAAGGATGGTGGCGCAGATTAATTAATCATTCAATCTGAAAGGCTGGAACTTTTTGAATTCACTGGAGTACGTAATTTGCAACAGATGATACATACACTCATGTATAATCCATGCATAAGATTTGAAGCATGAGTGCAGCGCCGTGTCCCTGTCAATGGACCGTAATGGGCGGCCATGGGCGGGCATGCTCCCATGATGTGCTCAATCTTGCCAAGTGAAAATCCTATCTGCTAGATTGAGTACAAGGCATACCAGTCAGCATTTACCAAGCCAGATAGCGACGACTCGATCGATCTCTGGCCACTATGTATGTTTATACGGTGCATATTACTGTACAATACACTACCTAGTGCTTCATACGAGTAGAGCAGGAGTATGGAGATGCAATGATTGGCAGGGCACTGCCCGAGGATGATTCGCACACCTGTGCAGATACAGGAATGGAGGTGCAGTGATTGGCCGTGCACTGCCCGAGGATGATTCGCTCGCCGGTGGCAGGCCCACCAGCAAGTGCCTCCAAATTACCACAAGGAATCAATTTGTGTAGTATATCCCCATTTCCTCATTGTATCTGCACCCGGACCATCGTGAACTTGAACTAGGCCTAGGCAAACGTGTGTTGCAAGCAGCAGGGAAGATTGTAAGTCAGTCTTGCACACCAATATAACGGCGGCGGCAAATCTAGCTAGCTACCTGATGAGTTGACAGAGACTGATATAGATATACAACCTAAGTGCCTGTTCGGTTTCACTCCACTCCCTCGACTCCGCTCCCGGAGTGGAGCACGCTATAGCTCGTTTTCGCAGAGCGGCTCAAGCCCAGCTCCACAGCTCCGCGGAGTGGAGTGGGGTGGAGTGATTCCAAACAGGGCCTAAATATGCTACTCCATGGATTTGTGAGTGCTGGTGGTCGCTACTAATtagtcctccttcttcttcttagccGACCAAATCGACTAGCACCACCACCCCCCTGCCTTCTCTAGCCACCCCACCCTTCACTTGCAGAAGAGATCGATTAGCCCGGCCCCCGCCTGCCCTCTCTCTAACATGTCATTGTCACTGCAAAAAATCGGCTGGTGGATGTGACCAGGGATGTGCGTGCTTCCAGTCGGGTGCTTTCGGGGTTATATAAATAGGGCCCCAATCAAGCTTACAAAGCTACCAACTTCATTTTTACTTGGTACTACTGCAATGGCAATTGCTCGAACACCTCATCTCACTCTCTACAGCATCATAGAAACAACAGCACTCCTCCAAGAACCCAAGCAGGCAGCCACCTTACATCTTCTCCTCGAACGGCTAATTTGGTGAGCCCCCACCCCTATGAACATGATAAGGTTCTATTTGTCTATATGTACTGTTAGTTAATTAATTTTTTTGGTCGACGGCCAGCGAGTTTTGTATATACAAGCTAGCTAGTCATGAGTCATAAGTCATAACTGATCGATGTGCCTGGATATTTTTAGAGAAGTGTGGTACCACCAGCTAGCTACTAATACTCTCATGAAAAAGTGACCAATTAATTCATGCACCATATTCCTGCTGGTACTACTcatcatagtactccctccgttcctaaatataattctttttagagatttcactacggactacatacagagcaaaatgagtgaatctacactctaaaacatgtctatatacatccgtatgtagttaatagtagaatctctaaaaagatttatatttaggaacggagggagtactattgcaCGTGTTGCATGATTATTCAATATAAATAGCAGTTTATATGAGCGCGCATATGTGTGCTGCTCTGCTTGCTGTTAAGTGTCTGTGTGCTCACCTCTCATTTCAGTGTTGCACGAGTGCACCTAGCAGTCATTATACTTCTCTAGATCTTTGGCTTCTTGTTTGGTCCACACATGCATGTATTAGTGGTAGTAAGTTGAAAAGATTGCGTTCTTGATTTCAGTTCAGAAGAGAGCTACCGGGCAGGGCAGGTAGATGCTAGCAATGGACCAGCACCATCAGAAGGAGTCTTGTGTACCCCCCGGGTTCAGGTTCCACCCGaccgaggaggagctggtggggtACTATCTAGCCAGGAAGGTGGCCGCCCAGAAGATCGACCACGACATCATCCAGGAGGTCGATCTCTACCGGATTGAGCCATGGGACCTGCCAGGTACAAACAAATTCATCTGAATTTAGGCAGTTTATCATGTACATACACGGTCTTTTATTCTATTCAAGTTATTAATTAACAAGAACAATGGTGTTGCTGCAATTGTCCATGGTGCAGAGTGGTGCAGCGGCGGCAGGGGTGGAGCTGGAGCACGGCCGGGTCAGGAGGACCAGTCATCGTCGGAGTGGTACTTCTTCAGCTTCAAGGACCGCAAGTACCCCAGCGGAACACGGACCAACCGCGCCACGATGGCCGGGTTCCGGAAAGCCACCGGGAGGGACAAGCTTGTTACGTCGTCGTGGAGCCGGGGCGTCATCGGCATGAGGAAGACGCTCGTCTTCTACAGAGGCCGTGCTCCCAACGGCCGCAAGACCGACTGGATCATCCACGAGTACCGCCTGCAGATCATCGAGCACGCCCCCACCCAGGTACGCAATTGTTCTGTTCTTCTTCGTCCTCCTTTTTGCTGAGAATTTGGCGTTGATAATGATGGTGATAATTATGCAGGAGGAAGGTTGGG is a window of Triticum dicoccoides isolate Atlit2015 ecotype Zavitan chromosome 2B, WEW_v2.0, whole genome shotgun sequence DNA encoding:
- the LOC119369006 gene encoding NAC domain-containing protein 26-like, with translation MLAMDQHHQKESCVPPGFRFHPTEEELVGYYLARKVAAQKIDHDIIQEVDLYRIEPWDLPEWCSGGRGGAGARPGQEDQSSSEWYFFSFKDRKYPSGTRTNRATMAGFRKATGRDKLVTSSWSRGVIGMRKTLVFYRGRAPNGRKTDWIIHEYRLQIIEHAPTQEEGWVVCRAFQKSTPNQRPSYMIPAYAAAPGLGGHYDVRPWRHGQGGDLRYLQSAASTVGVGGLGFHGQGFQYSSEDTLECKKGIFNNIPQLIESPPPMTAFAGCSEAGYDVVQPELAAAGIDWNFLDSLLSTPLLHDSSAASAASNLQLPLHQSLKIYERHNSQNV